One Rubripirellula amarantea DNA segment encodes these proteins:
- a CDS encoding MBL fold metallo-hydrolase, whose product MLLKYFYDEKLAHASYMVGCQRAKEAVIVDPGRDIEQYIEMAEKEGVTITAVAETHIHADYVSGARELADRVNAKLYVSDEGPAEWKYLYLDGYDSQPVHDGDHFMVGNIRFDVLHTPGHTPESISFMLTDEGGGANKPMGIFTGDFVFVGSIGRPDLLEEAAGLVGTAEPGARDLFKSAERFKSLPDYLQVWPAHGAGSACGKGLGAIPSSTVGYEKRFNPALQFADEDAFVRYILADQPEAPRYFAVMKRVNKEGPRILGSEHHHSMLDIVDIDDAIQSGTVVDLTPSPEYAKGHVPGTINIPLPMLATWAGWLVDYDRPTYLICEPGQLEEAARVLHKIGVENIAGGFVSSEVRSHNLATEVYATGTPVDLSNSIESGEVKLLDVRSDEEWKEGHIEQAEHCFLGRLPSCLDNRARDEKWVVHCRSGARSAIAASVLQAAGFKNVVNLTGGYLAWKQEGLPSVKSQPAMSS is encoded by the coding sequence ATGTTGCTTAAATATTTCTACGACGAAAAGCTCGCTCACGCTTCCTACATGGTGGGATGTCAACGTGCTAAAGAAGCAGTCATCGTCGATCCAGGTCGCGATATTGAACAGTACATCGAGATGGCGGAGAAAGAGGGAGTGACGATCACTGCTGTCGCCGAAACTCATATCCATGCCGACTACGTTTCTGGGGCTCGCGAACTGGCTGATCGCGTGAACGCCAAGTTGTATGTGTCGGATGAAGGACCGGCGGAATGGAAGTATTTGTACCTAGATGGCTATGACAGTCAGCCCGTGCATGATGGCGACCACTTTATGGTTGGAAACATCCGTTTCGATGTTCTGCATACACCGGGCCATACTCCCGAGAGTATCTCGTTCATGTTGACGGACGAAGGTGGCGGAGCGAATAAGCCGATGGGGATCTTTACCGGAGACTTCGTTTTCGTTGGATCCATTGGTCGCCCCGACTTGCTGGAAGAGGCGGCAGGTCTAGTGGGTACAGCCGAACCAGGTGCTCGAGATTTGTTCAAGTCCGCCGAGCGATTCAAGTCCTTGCCTGATTACTTGCAAGTCTGGCCTGCTCATGGAGCCGGAAGTGCATGCGGAAAAGGTCTGGGGGCCATTCCATCTTCGACGGTGGGCTACGAGAAACGATTCAATCCGGCGCTTCAGTTCGCCGACGAAGACGCGTTTGTTAGATACATCTTGGCCGATCAACCGGAAGCTCCTCGTTACTTCGCGGTGATGAAGCGAGTGAACAAAGAGGGGCCACGCATTCTGGGTTCGGAACATCATCATTCGATGCTAGACATAGTAGACATCGACGACGCAATTCAATCGGGGACGGTAGTAGACCTGACGCCGTCGCCAGAATATGCCAAGGGACATGTGCCCGGCACGATCAATATTCCATTGCCAATGTTGGCCACATGGGCGGGGTGGTTAGTTGATTACGATCGTCCGACCTACTTGATCTGCGAGCCAGGTCAATTGGAAGAGGCAGCACGGGTGTTGCATAAGATCGGCGTGGAAAATATCGCTGGTGGTTTTGTTAGCAGTGAAGTGCGTTCTCACAACTTGGCGACAGAAGTTTACGCAACTGGGACGCCGGTTGATTTGTCCAACAGCATTGAATCTGGTGAAGTGAAGCTGCTCGATGTTCGGTCTGACGAAGAATGGAAAGAAGGTCACATCGAACAAGCAGAGCACTGTTTCCTCGGACGCCTGCCTAGTTGCCTCGACAACAGGGCTCGCGACGAAAAGTGGGTCGTTCATTGTCGAAGTGGTGCTCGATCGGCGATCGCCGCCAGTGTCTTGCAGGCTGCAGGATTCAAGAACGTGGTCAATCTAACGGGCGGCTATTTAGCTTGGAAACAAGAAGGACTGCCGAGCGTTAAGTCGCAACCAGCGATGAGCAGTTGA
- a CDS encoding methyltransferase domain-containing protein: MNEHSDNFPATNLGVARSANLSSKGWQERYELGKTGWDRGGPNPMLSQWLKAGELRPCKILVPGCGRGHEVIALAEAGFDVTAVDFADAAVQSLKEQLTLRGLNAVVVQSDIFTFSHSHAFDAIYEQTCLCAIHPSQWNAYEQRLARLLLPEGSLFGLFMQSGKSDEPPFSCDLPTMQTVFALPTWQWSNRSERVDHPSGMHEIACVLTRKGTDE; the protein is encoded by the coding sequence ATGAATGAGCATTCCGACAATTTTCCCGCAACGAACCTCGGCGTTGCCCGATCCGCCAACCTGTCGAGCAAAGGATGGCAAGAGAGATACGAGCTGGGGAAAACCGGTTGGGATCGTGGCGGGCCTAACCCTATGTTGTCGCAGTGGTTGAAGGCAGGCGAATTGCGGCCGTGCAAGATCCTCGTTCCAGGTTGTGGTCGTGGGCACGAGGTAATCGCATTGGCGGAAGCGGGGTTCGATGTGACCGCCGTTGATTTCGCCGACGCGGCTGTACAGTCGCTCAAAGAACAATTGACACTTCGAGGACTCAACGCGGTGGTGGTTCAATCTGACATATTCACGTTCTCTCATTCGCATGCGTTCGACGCGATTTACGAGCAAACGTGTTTGTGTGCCATTCATCCCAGCCAATGGAATGCGTATGAACAACGGTTAGCTCGGTTGCTTCTACCCGAAGGAAGTTTGTTTGGACTCTTCATGCAGAGCGGAAAATCAGATGAGCCCCCATTCTCGTGTGATTTGCCCACCATGCAGACCGTTTTCGCACTTCCGACTTGGCAATGGTCCAACCGCTCCGAGCGTGTTGATCATCCATCGGGTATGCACGAAATAGCCTGCGTACTTACGCGAAAAGGAACCGACGAATGA
- a CDS encoding DUF1641 domain-containing protein, protein MDTAIQRPTLEDRLNDPNTVDVLHRLLDQAEKLNQILNVAGELPNLLAIAVDVFDAVARRASQDGIDIEERATRFAKLLVQISEPSNMRAMERLVSRLPKLEEGSELLDELPNLIAIAVDVFDEWAAQVKTDGIDFEQSLRQGLHAALYLGGQIRKEELDRIGFLLKSDVMSENSVATVGMAGSALSSCHQGTCEHPVPKRVGLLGLIGAIRDPNTQRALSFGLQFAKCFGGVLEKNPDASQISSTVSSEKGSVI, encoded by the coding sequence ATGGATACCGCCATTCAAAGGCCAACGCTTGAGGACCGATTGAACGATCCCAATACGGTCGACGTCCTTCACCGCTTACTTGACCAAGCCGAAAAGCTCAATCAAATCTTGAATGTTGCTGGTGAGTTACCCAACTTGCTGGCGATTGCTGTCGATGTATTTGACGCCGTCGCTCGTAGAGCCTCGCAAGATGGCATTGATATCGAAGAACGGGCAACTCGATTTGCAAAATTGCTTGTGCAGATCAGTGAGCCCAGCAACATGCGTGCAATGGAGCGTCTTGTTTCTCGACTTCCAAAACTAGAAGAAGGAAGTGAGCTGCTCGATGAGCTTCCAAACCTTATCGCGATCGCAGTCGATGTGTTTGATGAATGGGCGGCCCAGGTCAAAACCGATGGCATCGACTTCGAACAGAGTCTTCGACAAGGGCTCCACGCTGCTTTGTACTTGGGCGGACAGATTCGCAAAGAGGAACTTGATCGGATTGGGTTTCTGCTGAAATCCGATGTGATGAGCGAGAACTCGGTGGCGACGGTTGGGATGGCTGGGTCGGCTCTTTCAAGTTGCCATCAAGGAACTTGCGAGCATCCAGTACCCAAGCGGGTTGGGTTGCTTGGACTGATCGGTGCGATCCGCGATCCCAACACCCAGCGCGCTCTTTCATTCGGCTTGCAGTTCGCAAAGTGTTTTGGCGGTGTGCTCGAGAAAAATCCTGATGCCAGCCAAATTTCGTCAACCGTGTCATCAGAGAAAGGTAGCGTCATATGA
- a CDS encoding DsrE family protein translates to MVRVIAFVALSFIAISFIGVVDVATVFAQDQSVQDQSVQDQTGDEGAMEGRGSGLGVRRGPGAGRGFGRGFGRGLGRAFGQQQQGAATHGHDDRHGADHEVFQFLLSNHDKIRRSVKELPNGVETLTESDSPEVADKIREHVEWMAYRISNSNPIRMRDPLFAEIFKHTDKIEIVHEDTTNGVRVTETSEDAYVVKLIQAHAKTVSGFVEHGFDEAMKNHAVPDKEESAVAVVSRPKIVGHGDVVQLSNAVQQPRSGTKILVDLTRGGEATGLNEGIEKVAKYVNIYGGAGAEPADVQIAVIFHGDATLAVLNPDAYAKKFSTVGNPNLDLLRRLHECGVELYVCGQSLISKGAKPSEVAVFVETSVSAITTVANLQADGYAYVPLGN, encoded by the coding sequence ATGGTCCGTGTTATTGCGTTCGTTGCTCTCTCGTTCATTGCTATCTCGTTCATTGGCGTTGTTGACGTTGCGACGGTGTTCGCGCAAGACCAATCGGTTCAGGACCAATCGGTTCAGGACCAAACAGGTGACGAAGGGGCTATGGAAGGCCGGGGAAGTGGATTGGGCGTTCGTCGCGGTCCCGGTGCCGGGCGTGGTTTTGGACGCGGCTTTGGTCGAGGTCTTGGTCGAGCGTTTGGGCAGCAGCAGCAAGGTGCTGCAACGCATGGTCACGATGATCGTCACGGTGCCGATCACGAAGTGTTCCAGTTCTTACTTTCAAATCATGACAAGATTAGACGCTCGGTAAAGGAATTGCCTAACGGCGTTGAGACGTTAACAGAGTCTGATTCTCCCGAGGTAGCCGACAAGATCAGGGAGCATGTCGAGTGGATGGCGTATCGGATTAGTAACTCTAACCCGATTCGCATGCGGGATCCTTTGTTCGCCGAAATTTTTAAGCATACCGATAAAATTGAAATTGTTCATGAAGACACAACCAATGGTGTCCGCGTCACCGAGACTTCAGAGGACGCGTACGTGGTGAAATTGATCCAAGCACACGCTAAAACGGTTAGTGGATTTGTCGAGCATGGTTTCGACGAGGCAATGAAAAATCACGCCGTTCCCGACAAAGAGGAATCGGCGGTGGCTGTGGTATCGCGACCAAAGATCGTCGGTCACGGCGATGTTGTTCAACTATCAAATGCAGTCCAACAACCGCGATCGGGGACAAAGATCCTTGTTGATCTAACGAGAGGTGGTGAAGCCACGGGTCTCAATGAGGGAATCGAAAAGGTTGCCAAGTACGTCAATATCTACGGCGGCGCTGGAGCTGAACCGGCCGACGTTCAAATCGCGGTTATTTTTCACGGTGACGCAACTCTTGCGGTCCTCAATCCGGACGCCTATGCCAAGAAGTTCTCGACCGTTGGCAATCCAAATCTAGACTTGCTTCGACGTCTTCATGAGTGTGGCGTTGAGCTCTACGTGTGCGGGCAGTCTTTGATTTCGAAAGGAGCCAAGCCCAGTGAGGTAGCCGTATTTGTTGAAACTTCCGTCTCTGCCATCACCACCGTGGCGAATCTGCAAGCGGACGGTTACGCCTATGTGCCACTCGGGAACTGA
- a CDS encoding c-type heme family protein, producing the protein MNIVLSPSPLKFLCVGVLAFVAGCSRSDSTQTRSPDSTERSASIVVGQLPSEASKGKMLAAKDALFTRLSGRLMEAMGSQGPAAAIAVCQKEAPRIAEAVGTEQSLRIGRTGVRLRNADNVAPAWAENLVQAKTQTPTFVMLDNGHAAALLPIKLQGQCVMCHGPKEQIAPVVQDQLAKLYPNDRATGFKEGELRGWFWIELPGG; encoded by the coding sequence ATGAACATCGTTCTTTCACCCTCACCTCTTAAGTTCCTATGCGTCGGGGTGCTTGCTTTCGTAGCAGGATGTTCGCGGAGTGATTCCACTCAAACGCGAAGTCCTGACTCGACGGAACGTTCCGCTTCAATCGTTGTGGGGCAATTACCCAGCGAAGCATCGAAAGGAAAAATGCTGGCTGCGAAGGACGCATTGTTCACTAGGTTGTCCGGACGGTTGATGGAAGCAATGGGAAGTCAGGGGCCTGCTGCAGCGATAGCGGTCTGTCAAAAAGAGGCACCCAGAATTGCTGAAGCGGTTGGCACCGAACAGAGTTTACGAATAGGACGCACCGGAGTGCGGTTGCGCAATGCCGATAATGTTGCTCCGGCGTGGGCGGAAAATTTAGTGCAAGCTAAAACGCAAACGCCAACCTTTGTGATGTTGGACAATGGTCACGCGGCGGCGCTTTTGCCAATCAAGTTGCAGGGTCAATGCGTCATGTGTCACGGCCCAAAAGAGCAGATCGCCCCAGTAGTTCAAGATCAACTCGCTAAGCTTTATCCCAACGATCGAGCCACGGGGTTTAAAGAAGGTGAATTACGCGGGTGGTTTTGGATCGAACTACCAGGCGGTTAA
- a CDS encoding bacterioferritin: MTKTQTIENLQRALSMELTAMHQYQLHACVLDDWGMGLLASKMREELQEELGHSEEYLVRILFLKGDPKLTLEKTPVRATSLKEMFETDLADEKEAIEFYTTASIQASEDRDIGTRQLFERIAVDEEGHASWLELQLDLLERMGEPAYIAKHMSPDSEA; the protein is encoded by the coding sequence ATGACTAAGACGCAGACAATCGAAAATCTTCAACGTGCATTGTCGATGGAGCTTACCGCCATGCACCAGTATCAGTTGCATGCGTGTGTATTGGACGATTGGGGCATGGGACTATTGGCATCCAAGATGCGGGAAGAACTGCAAGAGGAACTTGGACATTCCGAAGAGTACTTGGTCCGAATCTTGTTCTTGAAGGGGGATCCGAAGTTGACGCTCGAAAAGACGCCCGTTCGAGCTACATCATTGAAGGAGATGTTCGAAACCGACCTTGCCGACGAGAAGGAAGCAATCGAGTTCTACACAACAGCCTCGATTCAAGCGAGCGAAGACCGGGACATCGGTACGCGTCAGCTCTTCGAACGCATTGCAGTCGATGAAGAAGGACATGCAAGTTGGTTAGAGTTGCAGCTTGATCTGCTGGAACGAATGGGCGAACCCGCCTACATCGCGAAACACATGTCGCCTGATTCCGAAGCCTAA
- a CDS encoding NAD(P)/FAD-dependent oxidoreductase, which yields MSHYQIVIVGGGTAGITVAARLRNADPSLGIAIIEPSEKHYYQPLWTLVGGGMFKPEESGRNEIDLIPYGVDWVKDHVTSFAPNENTVVTRGGATITYDYLVVAPGIQVNWGQVKGLKDAVGKDGVCSNYSIDTVASTWKFIRNLKQGVALFTQPAGAVKCGGAPQKICYLAEDYFRRHGVRNDIDVIFTLAGPRLFAVDRYREILEKVAQRKGVEPRFRHNLVEIRSASREAIYRHMDTDEEIVIRYDMIHVTPPMSAPDFVSSSELASEDGWVDVDKYTLQHTRFANVFGIGDASSLPTSKTGAAIRKQAPVLVSNLRSLMKQEPLSARYDGYTSCPVVTGYDSLVLAEFDYSGQPAETFPFDQAKERFSMLMLKKFGLPALYWHGMLRGRA from the coding sequence ATGAGCCACTATCAAATTGTTATTGTCGGAGGGGGAACAGCGGGCATCACCGTCGCGGCTCGATTGCGCAACGCAGATCCGTCATTGGGTATTGCAATCATCGAACCGTCCGAGAAGCACTACTATCAACCGCTTTGGACCTTGGTTGGCGGGGGAATGTTCAAGCCTGAGGAATCCGGGCGGAATGAAATTGACTTGATCCCCTATGGCGTGGATTGGGTGAAGGATCATGTGACTTCCTTTGCGCCAAACGAAAACACAGTTGTGACGCGAGGCGGCGCCACAATCACCTATGATTACCTCGTTGTCGCTCCTGGTATTCAGGTCAACTGGGGACAAGTCAAAGGGTTGAAGGATGCCGTCGGGAAGGACGGTGTGTGCAGCAACTACTCGATCGACACGGTCGCCAGCACGTGGAAGTTCATTCGCAATCTGAAACAAGGTGTCGCGTTGTTCACTCAGCCAGCCGGCGCGGTGAAATGCGGCGGAGCACCGCAGAAGATTTGCTACCTTGCCGAGGACTATTTTCGTCGTCACGGGGTTCGCAATGACATCGATGTTATTTTTACATTAGCCGGGCCACGTCTGTTTGCGGTCGATCGCTATCGCGAGATCCTCGAAAAAGTGGCGCAGCGGAAAGGCGTTGAACCTCGTTTTCGCCATAACTTAGTTGAGATCCGGTCGGCATCCAGAGAAGCGATCTATCGGCATATGGACACCGATGAAGAGATCGTCATCCGATACGACATGATTCACGTTACCCCGCCCATGAGCGCGCCTGACTTCGTGTCAAGCAGTGAGTTGGCGAGCGAGGACGGCTGGGTCGATGTCGATAAATACACGCTTCAACACACTCGGTTCGCCAACGTGTTTGGTATCGGTGATGCGTCAAGTTTGCCGACATCGAAAACCGGTGCGGCAATTCGAAAGCAAGCCCCAGTCTTGGTTAGCAATCTTCGGTCATTGATGAAACAAGAACCGCTATCGGCTCGTTACGACGGCTACACATCGTGTCCCGTCGTAACTGGCTACGACAGTTTAGTTTTGGCGGAATTTGATTACAGCGGTCAGCCCGCTGAAACGTTTCCTTTTGATCAAGCCAAGGAGCGGTTCAGCATGCTCATGTTGAAAAAGTTCGGACTGCCCGCGCTTTATTGGCACGGCATGCTTCGCGGTCGTGCTTGA
- a CDS encoding FAD-dependent oxidoreductase, producing MTSPTKHLVLLGIGHTNAHVVKEWAVEPIPNCSLTCISKFPTATYSGMLPGTLGGQFSDNEMRIDLRKLADHAGARLILADTCGLDLTAGEVLFSDHESIPFDALSVGVGSMPAGWQQLSESSLMVPIKPMQTFLSRLDDRLQNASFGKNVPLRVAIVGGGVASVEIAFCLNEQISKRHSATGIQGNVKIDIFTSSDRIADGMRERSIAKIEKLLTARNIPVHAGHRIVEVNDTDVVRDDGQRFPADCVIWATGAAAPPVLGKLGLQTDERGFIATSQTLQSLTDPRIFAVGDSGTVIQSPSPKAGVYAVRQCPILWNNLHAHFSGKAMRKFEPQSDFLKLLNTGDTKALLEYGWFTVHARWCWKLKTWIDRKFVDDFQDLG from the coding sequence GTGACTTCCCCGACGAAGCATCTGGTTCTGCTCGGGATTGGTCACACCAATGCACACGTTGTCAAGGAATGGGCTGTTGAACCTATTCCAAACTGCTCCTTGACCTGCATCAGTAAGTTTCCGACCGCGACATATTCCGGAATGTTGCCAGGCACGCTCGGCGGGCAGTTCAGCGATAACGAGATGAGGATTGATCTGCGAAAACTTGCCGATCATGCCGGTGCGAGATTGATCTTGGCTGACACTTGCGGTCTGGATCTTACCGCCGGCGAGGTTCTGTTCAGCGATCACGAAAGTATTCCTTTCGACGCTCTTTCGGTCGGAGTGGGGTCGATGCCGGCGGGTTGGCAACAGCTCAGCGAATCGTCCTTGATGGTGCCGATCAAGCCGATGCAAACCTTCTTGAGCCGCTTGGATGATCGCTTGCAGAACGCATCGTTTGGTAAGAATGTACCGCTGCGTGTTGCCATCGTCGGCGGTGGCGTTGCAAGTGTTGAGATTGCATTCTGTTTGAATGAACAGATCTCGAAACGCCATAGTGCAACCGGTATTCAGGGCAATGTGAAGATCGACATCTTTACCAGTAGCGACCGAATCGCTGATGGGATGCGGGAACGCAGCATTGCGAAGATTGAGAAATTGCTTACCGCTCGAAACATCCCCGTTCACGCAGGGCATCGCATCGTTGAGGTCAACGATACGGATGTGGTGCGAGATGACGGCCAGCGATTTCCCGCCGATTGTGTGATCTGGGCCACCGGGGCTGCTGCTCCTCCTGTTTTGGGAAAACTCGGACTCCAAACAGACGAACGTGGCTTCATTGCGACTAGCCAAACGCTTCAGTCGTTGACGGACCCAAGAATCTTTGCCGTTGGTGATTCTGGGACGGTCATTCAATCGCCATCACCCAAGGCGGGAGTGTATGCCGTGCGGCAGTGCCCCATCCTCTGGAACAATCTGCATGCGCACTTTAGCGGGAAGGCGATGAGGAAATTTGAACCTCAGAGCGATTTCTTGAAGTTGCTAAACACTGGCGATACAAAAGCGCTTTTGGAATATGGATGGTTCACAGTGCACGCTCGTTGGTGTTGGAAATTGAAAACATGGATCGATCGAAAGTTCGTAGACGATTTTCAAGACCTTGGATGA
- a CDS encoding cytochrome-c peroxidase yields MIARTNMITRLFTFAAMLVGIGQVGAQNLVALPKAALKQSDTPEKIELGKKLYFDPRLSATGTVSCNSCHNLMEGGDDGRATSMGVNGLTGPRNAPTVWNAVFQASQFWDGRAVTLEEQAKGPMVADVEMGMLGHDQVISRIKDIAGYTNDFQIAFKNDDAVTIENAVEAIAAFERTLITPNSALDRYLDGDEHAMSETQIRGMELFESIGCTECHSGPALNGWDIGSDAEFVEFPRFDTSPFVQAYDLATDLGRSQATGDNTDDHLFKTPTLRNVTLTAPYLHNGRVSSLAETCRLMASTQLDVELTDREADDLTSFMSALEGEFPEMTFPRLPSRSGESVIQAKVGSAINDQS; encoded by the coding sequence ATGATTGCTAGAACGAATATGATTACACGGCTGTTTACCTTTGCAGCGATGCTGGTTGGGATCGGTCAGGTCGGTGCTCAGAATTTGGTTGCGCTGCCAAAAGCTGCCCTAAAGCAAAGCGACACACCAGAGAAGATCGAGCTGGGGAAGAAACTCTATTTTGATCCTCGGTTATCAGCCACCGGAACGGTTTCTTGCAATAGTTGCCACAACTTAATGGAAGGTGGCGACGATGGCCGAGCGACATCGATGGGTGTCAATGGCCTCACGGGTCCTCGAAACGCTCCGACGGTTTGGAATGCAGTGTTCCAGGCGTCTCAGTTTTGGGACGGGCGTGCGGTAACGCTTGAAGAACAGGCCAAGGGGCCGATGGTGGCCGACGTCGAAATGGGCATGTTGGGGCATGACCAAGTGATCAGCCGAATCAAAGACATCGCGGGCTATACCAACGACTTTCAAATTGCGTTTAAGAACGATGATGCGGTCACTATCGAAAACGCCGTGGAAGCAATCGCGGCTTTTGAACGGACACTCATCACACCTAACAGTGCATTGGACAGATATCTTGACGGTGACGAGCATGCAATGAGTGAAACGCAGATACGCGGCATGGAACTATTCGAATCAATCGGTTGCACCGAATGTCATTCCGGACCAGCGCTCAACGGGTGGGATATAGGAAGTGATGCGGAGTTTGTTGAGTTTCCGAGGTTCGACACTTCACCGTTCGTTCAAGCGTATGACTTGGCAACGGACCTAGGACGATCACAGGCGACCGGTGATAATACCGATGATCATCTTTTCAAGACGCCTACCCTGCGGAACGTTACGTTGACAGCACCTTATCTTCACAATGGTCGAGTAAGTTCGTTGGCGGAAACGTGTCGGTTAATGGCATCTACTCAGTTAGATGTAGAATTGACCGATCGCGAAGCCGACGACTTGACCTCGTTCATGTCAGCGCTTGAAGGCGAGTTCCCGGAAATGACCTTCCCTCGCCTGCCATCACGATCAGGAGAGTCGGTCATTCAGGCGAAGGTCGGTTCCGCTATCAACGATCAATCCTAA
- a CDS encoding rhodanese-like domain-containing protein encodes MKSRFVVLFVAFILFANAEAPTVVAQFGGLFGGPKVGTIDTEDLNQLLQDQQDAEVKAEELGAKPPQPDFVVIDVRTEAEVNVSVIPGAITKSQYEKDKQLYAGRLVIPYCTVGGRSGAYAKQLAGDGVKVKNYQGSILKWVDAGLPLVTLDGKPTNRVHTYSKRYRVPAKYEQVTE; translated from the coding sequence ATGAAATCTCGATTTGTCGTCCTGTTCGTTGCGTTCATTCTCTTTGCAAATGCTGAAGCACCGACGGTGGTCGCTCAATTTGGCGGTCTCTTCGGAGGCCCCAAAGTTGGCACGATTGATACCGAGGACTTGAATCAATTGCTGCAGGATCAACAGGACGCCGAAGTCAAGGCAGAGGAACTGGGGGCGAAGCCTCCGCAACCTGACTTTGTCGTCATTGATGTGCGTACCGAAGCTGAAGTTAATGTTTCGGTGATTCCAGGTGCGATTACGAAGTCGCAGTATGAAAAAGACAAGCAACTTTATGCTGGACGTTTAGTCATTCCGTACTGCACGGTTGGCGGACGAAGCGGTGCCTATGCGAAGCAGCTCGCCGGTGACGGCGTGAAAGTGAAGAACTATCAGGGAAGCATTTTGAAGTGGGTTGATGCTGGTCTACCCCTGGTCACACTTGATGGCAAACCGACGAATCGAGTTCACACGTACAGCAAACGCTACCGCGTGCCTGCGAAGTACGAGCAGGTGACGGAGTGA
- a CDS encoding methyltransferase domain-containing protein, which translates to MKICVATKSITAIILVASIAISSIAWCQEVNPSATVVPEGINDKFKDENLKVDEWIDRFEVESREVYAAREEVLSACDIMPGDRIADVGAGTGFYSRSFAKRTGESGWVYSIDVSSKFLQHIATQSTADGIENLTTALGTDVSIRLPPESVDLVFICDTYHHFESPQQSLSSIYRALKPNGRLVLIDFNRIPGVSREFLIGHVRAGKEVFRNEIVSAGFQFTDEVTIHGFKENYLLRFRKPVASPSPPSTSIADPRSSEDVAAAYPSGPLGEMVRLGETLVNETSSHPLTRSFVGNQLNCTSCHLEAGRHREAASFRGVAAAYPAYSPRESSVITLEDRIGNCFLRSQNGSRPALGSQVSVAIAAYITWLSRQTPIDMNPDAPLGPNRLTMIDVDSIESDYSRGKSLYESRCADCHLEDGSGSDEGPPVWGEQSFNDGAGLSKVPKMASWLKVAMPPGDADLTDQEAVDIAAFINSNARPKFQPQRTGEWKQDKSNGR; encoded by the coding sequence GTGAAAATCTGTGTGGCAACGAAATCTATCACCGCGATAATTTTGGTTGCTTCAATCGCAATCAGCTCGATCGCATGGTGCCAAGAGGTAAACCCAAGTGCGACCGTTGTCCCTGAAGGCATCAATGACAAATTTAAGGACGAGAATCTTAAGGTTGATGAGTGGATAGATAGGTTTGAAGTCGAAAGTCGCGAAGTCTATGCCGCGCGAGAAGAAGTGTTATCGGCTTGCGACATCATGCCCGGCGATCGAATAGCCGATGTGGGGGCTGGGACCGGTTTCTATAGCCGCTCGTTTGCTAAGCGAACCGGCGAGAGTGGATGGGTTTACAGCATTGATGTGTCGTCAAAGTTTTTGCAGCACATTGCCACTCAGTCCACGGCCGACGGGATTGAGAACTTAACGACCGCGCTGGGAACCGACGTCTCGATACGTTTGCCACCCGAGTCAGTCGATTTAGTTTTCATCTGCGACACTTATCACCATTTTGAAAGTCCTCAGCAATCGCTATCGTCGATCTATCGAGCTCTCAAGCCAAACGGTCGTTTAGTATTAATCGACTTTAACCGTATTCCCGGTGTATCCCGAGAGTTTCTGATCGGTCATGTTCGAGCAGGCAAAGAAGTGTTTCGAAACGAAATAGTCTCGGCTGGTTTTCAATTCACCGATGAGGTCACCATTCACGGATTCAAAGAAAACTACTTGCTTCGTTTTCGCAAACCGGTCGCTTCGCCATCGCCGCCATCGACTTCGATTGCTGATCCTCGTTCATCCGAGGACGTTGCCGCAGCGTATCCATCAGGTCCGCTCGGTGAGATGGTTCGGTTGGGGGAAACGCTCGTCAATGAGACCAGTTCGCATCCGCTGACTCGATCATTCGTTGGCAATCAGTTGAATTGCACATCGTGTCACTTGGAAGCGGGACGTCATCGTGAAGCCGCTTCGTTTCGGGGAGTTGCTGCTGCGTACCCAGCGTATTCGCCGCGTGAATCATCTGTTATCACGCTGGAAGATCGCATCGGCAACTGTTTCTTACGTAGCCAGAATGGTTCACGGCCAGCCCTTGGAAGCCAAGTCTCGGTTGCGATCGCCGCTTATATCACGTGGTTGTCTCGTCAGACGCCGATCGATATGAACCCAGATGCTCCCCTTGGACCCAACCGTCTAACCATGATTGATGTCGACTCGATTGAGTCCGACTATTCCCGAGGGAAGTCGCTGTATGAAAGTCGCTGCGCGGATTGCCATCTTGAAGACGGTAGCGGATCTGACGAAGGCCCGCCGGTTTGGGGCGAGCAATCTTTTAATGATGGGGCTGGTCTTTCGAAAGTGCCGAAGATGGCGTCCTGGTTGAAAGTCGCTATGCCGCCGGGTGACGCCGACCTAACAGATCAAGAAGCGGTGGATATCGCCGCGTTCATAAACTCAAATGCAAGGCCAAAGTTTCAACCCCAACGCACTGGGGAATGGAAACAGGATAAATCTAATGGACGTTGA